One stretch of Pseudomonas fluorescens Q2-87 DNA includes these proteins:
- a CDS encoding Lon protease family protein translates to MPDPVAASLRLAPEALTRPFSAEQFSFSTTNDLEPFRGVLGQERAVEALQFGVAMPRPGYNVFVMGEPGTGRFSFVKRYLKAEGKRLQTPADWVYVNNFDEPREPRALELPSGTAGAFIADINGLIDNLLATFPAVFEHPSYQQKKSAIDRAFNQRYDRALDVIERLALEKDVALYRDSSNIAFTPMSDGKALDEAEFAQLPEAERERFHEDISGLEERLNEELASLPQWKRESSNQLRQLNEETITLALQPLLAPLSEKYAENAAVCGYLQAMQVYLLKTVVEQLVDDSKTDAIARKLLEEQYAPSLVVGHPFSGGAPVVFEPHPTYDNLFGRIEYSTDQGALYTTYRQLRPGALHRANGGFLILEAEKMLGEPFVWDALKRALQSRKLKMESPLGELGRLATVTLTPQHIPLQVKVVIIGARQLYYALQDLDPDFQEMFRVLVDFDEDIPMGDESLEQFAQLLKTRTSEEGMAPLTADAVARLATYSARLAEHQGRLSARIGDLFQLVSEADFIRQLAGDEMTDAGHIERALKAKATRTGRVSARILDDMLAGIILIDTDGAAVGKCNGLTVLEVGDSAFGVPARISATVYPGGSGIVDIEREVNLGQPIHSKGVMILTGYLGSRYAQEFPLAISASIALEQSYGYVDGDSASLGEACTLISALSKTPLKQCFAITGSINQFGEVQAVGGVNEKIEGFFRLCEARGLTGEQGAIIPQANVATLMLDEKVLAAVRAGQFHVYAVRQADEALSLLVGEPAGEPDENGEFPEGSVNARVVERLRVIAEMISEDDIKEAEKELAQQALAEAKPA, encoded by the coding sequence ATGCCTGATCCTGTTGCTGCCAGCTTGCGTCTAGCGCCCGAAGCGCTGACCCGTCCGTTTTCCGCTGAACAGTTCAGCTTCTCTACCACCAATGATCTGGAGCCCTTTCGCGGTGTGCTTGGCCAGGAACGTGCCGTCGAGGCACTGCAGTTCGGTGTGGCCATGCCGCGCCCCGGCTACAACGTATTTGTCATGGGAGAGCCCGGCACCGGCCGGTTTTCGTTCGTAAAACGCTACCTCAAGGCCGAAGGCAAGCGCCTGCAGACCCCGGCGGACTGGGTCTATGTCAACAATTTCGATGAGCCTCGCGAACCCCGCGCCCTGGAGCTGCCATCGGGCACCGCCGGCGCTTTCATAGCGGATATCAATGGCTTGATCGACAACCTGCTGGCAACGTTTCCGGCGGTGTTCGAGCATCCGTCCTACCAGCAGAAGAAAAGCGCCATTGACCGTGCCTTCAACCAGCGCTACGACCGCGCCCTGGATGTGATCGAGCGCCTGGCACTGGAAAAAGACGTCGCGTTGTACCGTGACAGCAGCAACATCGCCTTCACGCCGATGAGTGACGGCAAGGCCTTGGACGAGGCGGAATTCGCCCAATTGCCGGAGGCCGAGCGCGAGCGTTTCCATGAAGACATTTCCGGTCTCGAAGAGCGCTTGAACGAAGAACTCGCCAGCCTGCCGCAGTGGAAGCGCGAGTCCAGCAACCAGCTGCGCCAGCTCAACGAAGAAACCATTACCCTGGCGCTGCAACCGCTTCTGGCGCCGCTGTCGGAAAAATACGCCGAGAACGCCGCAGTCTGCGGTTACCTGCAAGCCATGCAGGTCTATCTGCTCAAGACCGTGGTCGAGCAACTGGTGGACGACAGCAAGACCGACGCCATCGCCCGCAAGCTGCTGGAGGAGCAATACGCGCCGAGCCTGGTGGTCGGGCATCCGTTCAGCGGCGGCGCCCCGGTGGTGTTCGAGCCGCACCCAACCTACGACAACCTGTTCGGCCGCATCGAGTACAGCACCGACCAAGGCGCGCTCTACACCACCTACCGGCAGTTGCGTCCCGGCGCCTTGCACCGGGCCAATGGCGGTTTCCTGATCCTGGAAGCGGAAAAAATGCTCGGCGAGCCGTTCGTGTGGGATGCGCTCAAGCGCGCCCTGCAATCGCGCAAGCTGAAAATGGAGTCGCCACTGGGTGAGCTGGGCCGACTGGCCACGGTGACCCTGACGCCGCAGCACATCCCGTTGCAGGTCAAAGTGGTGATCATCGGCGCGCGCCAGCTCTACTATGCGTTGCAGGACCTGGATCCGGACTTCCAGGAAATGTTTCGTGTGCTCGTGGACTTTGACGAAGACATCCCGATGGGCGACGAGAGCCTGGAGCAGTTCGCCCAGTTGCTCAAGACCCGCACTTCGGAGGAGGGCATGGCACCGCTGACCGCCGATGCGGTGGCGCGCCTGGCGACCTACAGCGCTCGTTTGGCCGAACACCAGGGGCGCTTGTCGGCGCGTATCGGTGATCTGTTCCAACTGGTCAGCGAGGCGGACTTCATTCGCCAGCTGGCCGGTGACGAGATGACCGACGCCGGCCACATCGAGCGCGCGCTCAAGGCCAAGGCCACCCGTACCGGGCGTGTCTCGGCGCGGATTCTCGACGACATGCTGGCAGGGATCATCCTGATCGACACCGACGGCGCGGCTGTCGGCAAGTGCAACGGGCTGACGGTGCTGGAGGTTGGTGATTCGGCATTCGGTGTGCCGGCACGGATCTCCGCCACGGTGTACCCGGGCGGCAGTGGCATCGTCGACATCGAGCGGGAGGTCAACCTCGGTCAGCCGATCCACTCCAAGGGCGTGATGATTCTCACGGGTTACCTGGGCAGTCGTTATGCCCAGGAATTCCCACTGGCGATTTCAGCCAGTATCGCCCTGGAGCAATCCTACGGGTACGTGGACGGTGACAGCGCCTCCTTGGGCGAGGCTTGCACGCTGATTTCGGCCTTGTCGAAAACGCCTTTGAAGCAATGCTTCGCCATCACCGGCTCGATCAACCAGTTCGGTGAAGTGCAGGCGGTGGGTGGGGTCAACGAGAAGATCGAAGGGTTCTTCCGTCTTTGCGAAGCCCGCGGGCTGACCGGTGAGCAAGGGGCGATCATTCCCCAGGCCAACGTCGCGACCCTGATGCTCGATGAGAAAGTACTGGCCGCCGTGCGCGCCGGGCAGTTCCACGTGTATGCCGTGCGCCAGGCCGACGAAGCCCTGAGCCTGCTGGTGGGTGAGCCTGCTGGCGAGCCGGATGAAAATGGCGAATTCCCCGAAGGCAGCGTCAACGCGCGAGTGGTGGAGCGGTTGCGGGTGATCGCGGAGATGATCAGCGAAGACGATATCAAGGAAGCGGAGAAGGAATTGGCGCAGCAAGCCCTGGCGGAAGCCAAGCCGGCTTGA
- a CDS encoding DUF3015 domain-containing protein — translation MKRILLGTLFTAVSINAMAQAPGGPDCGWGNMLFEGQRGTPAHFLASTTNGTSGNATFGMTSGTNGCSTNAALTYGGKSWLAMNGMMNELSEDMAKGQGEALTTYAVVLGVAPEDRAHFSAVTHEHFQQIFSKADVTAEDVHTNTLAVLKSDPRLAKYATQA, via the coding sequence ATGAAACGGATTCTTCTCGGTACTCTCTTCACCGCTGTATCCATCAACGCCATGGCTCAGGCGCCGGGCGGTCCGGATTGCGGCTGGGGCAACATGCTGTTCGAAGGTCAGCGTGGCACCCCGGCTCACTTCCTGGCATCCACCACCAACGGCACGTCCGGCAACGCGACCTTCGGCATGACCTCCGGTACCAACGGCTGCTCGACCAACGCGGCACTGACCTACGGTGGCAAGTCCTGGCTGGCCATGAACGGCATGATGAACGAGCTGTCCGAAGACATGGCCAAGGGTCAGGGCGAAGCGCTGACCACCTATGCCGTGGTACTGGGCGTAGCACCGGAAGACCGCGCTCATTTCTCCGCTGTCACCCACGAGCACTTCCAGCAGATCTTCAGCAAGGCTGACGTGACCGCAGAAGACGTGCATACCAACACCCTGGCGGTACTGAAAAGCGATCCGCGCCTGGCCAAGTACGCGACTCAAGCTTAA